The window AGGCACCATGCTCGGCAGGTCGTAGCGGCGGTTGAACCGGCGCTCGAACTCGCTCAGGTATCGCTGCGCGTACTTGCCCTTCATGGAATGGTGGGTGCTCCGTAGCGCCGTCTCGGCGTTGCCGATGACGGTGTTCAGCCAAGCGAATTCCTTGACGCGCACGGAGGCCTTCCCGCCGCCGGCAACGACCTGGGCGTGCAGGCAGCCGGCGGTGGCAACCGCGCCAAAGCAGGGCAGGCCGTCGCTGTAGACCTTGCTTACCGGGGCGACGCTCCGGTGGCACCAGTTCTCGATCGCCTTCAGGCGGAAGTCGGCCACCACCTGGAGCTTGATCCTG of the Deltaproteobacteria bacterium genome contains:
- a CDS encoding IS1595 family transposase, whose amino-acid sequence is MDDAYLGGVREGKREHGAEGKTRFVAALETTEDWLPHRIKLQVVADFRLKAIENWCHRSVAPVSKVYSDGLPCFGAVATAGCLHAQVVAGGGKASVRVKEFAWLNTVIGNAETALRSTHHSMKGKYAQRYLSEFERRFNRRYDLPSMVP